Proteins from a single region of Mus pahari chromosome 2, PAHARI_EIJ_v1.1, whole genome shotgun sequence:
- the LOC110316498 gene encoding killer cell lectin-like receptor subfamily B member 1C, whose product MDTARIYLCLKPSRIPGSQHESPPSLTPDACRCPRSHRLALKLSCAGLIILVLALIGMSVLVRVLIQKPSREKCCVFNQENLSKTTDSPAKLECPQDWLSPRDKCFHVSQVSSTWKEGLADCDGKGATLLLIQDQEQLRFLQDSIKEKHYSFWIGLRLKISGDTENGNCAAIIPYKAISESCASDNHWICQKELNCETM is encoded by the exons ATGGACACAGCAAGGATCTACCTCTGTTTAAAGCCATCCAGGATACCGGGGTCCCAGCATGAGTCACCCCCATCTCTTACCCCAG ATGCCTGTCGGTGCCCACGTTCACACAGGTTGGCTCTGAAGCTCAGCTGTGCTGGGCTCATCATCCTTGTCCTGGCCCTGATTGGGATGAGTGTCTTAG TGCGAGTCTTAATACAAAAACCATCAAGAGAAAAATGCTGTGTGTTTAATCAAGAGAACCTGAGTAAAACAACAG ACAGTCCAGCTAAGTTAGAGTGCCCCCAAGACTGGCTGTCACCCCGAGATAAGTGCTTTCACGTTTCTCAagtttccagcacttggaaggaaggtCTAGCTGACTGTGATGGGAAAGGAGCCACTTTGCTGCTCATTCAAGACCAAGAACAACTG AGATTCCTACAGGActcaataaaggaaaaacactatTCATTTTGGATTGGACTAAG ATTAAAAATCTCTGGTGACACTGAAAATGGCAACTGTGCCGCCATCATACCATACAAAGCGATTTCCGAGAGCTGTGCTTCAGACAACCACTGGATCTGCCAAAAGGAACTAAACTGTGAAACCATGTGA